In Lolium rigidum isolate FL_2022 chromosome 7, APGP_CSIRO_Lrig_0.1, whole genome shotgun sequence, the DNA window ACATTAGAAAATAGGATCTATGCACGCTACAAAATTCCTAAAAGTAGAATGATAACTTGAAGTACTTGATACAAACACGTTCAAAAACAATGAATCAGGCAGACGGCTATATCTGACGGCAATACGAAAGATGGAGAGATGGACGCCCACGGCGGCGGCTATATCTGACGGCAGCAAGAAACTCaatcacacatatatatatatccagATCACATCACTTCTATCCTAGGTTTTGGTCTCAAAGGGAGTCCACTAATAGTGCAACAGGGATAATAATTAATTTTATCATTGTGGTGACAGGGAAATAAACTTTATCTGTGTTTAGAACACTAATACAGTTAATCTATGAAGTACATGTATAACATGATATAGCCTGAAATCGTTGCATGAAAAAAATTATTGACTAAACAACAGTTCACCTCTGGACCTCTCATGCCTGCATGTGGTGGTTTCAACCTCTGGCAGCATGATGTTGTAAGGATGTCGAAACCTAGAGGCTTGAATTCCCTATGTTAAGAAAAGTACTATATCATTATATCCACACAGGTCCAATCGTTCAACTATGAGCAAGTTGTCTTGTATCCATCTTTAATCTTCATTTGTTCATGCTAAGTTACTAACTACTCTGACTATTTCCCATCCTCTCAGTTTTTCTCTCTAATTCGTGGACCTTAGTGGCTTCGATGACAAAGTTGACCATACACTCATCTGCCATCTGCATTATAATTCTTAACCCAAAAGGAAAATAGAACAAGATTTCTGAACAAATCCGATGGAAAAAATGCATATATTGCACAGATGGTTTTCTAGGTTTTAATTTTAGCAAAGAGAAGCAGCAGAACAAAAAAATTGAGCACATCCATCAGAACAATATATACACCGGTGAAACttgaaaatattaaaaaaaagacGATCAATAACTGGCAGTACCAGTGCTTGTCCTCGAGGGGATTAACTTTGCACTTCACAAAATTACAGATTTGGTACGACTGGTTCATTTGTAGCTGCAAACAACCCGAAgtcaaagaaaaaaaagatgaTAGTGGCCCATCCCCCAAATAGATAGGTTCAGAATCGTCCACTACAATCTATTCCATTTGCGCCATATGGAAGGGCGTCTCTTTTTCAGATCACAATTGTAGTGGCCCGTCCCGGAACACACACACTGCATTTAGATAGGTTCAGAATATATGCATTTCAGATACCTTTCCGTGTGCAGGGATCTGGGCCCTCGGCTTGGAGTAGTAGTACGCCGTGGAGCTGGGTGGGGGATGGCGTCGTCCTCACGACGAGCAGGGCGGCGGATTCCTGGAACACGGCATCTTGGAGGAAGGAGACTTGGACGACGGCGATGTGGAGGACCGCGCGGAGGTGGTTGCGCTGGTGAGGGGCACGGGCGGCGTCGGTCGCGATGGTGAGGGGCGTGGCGGCAACAACACCTGCTCGGCGAGGGCGTGGTGACGGCGGCCGCGCTGGGACCATCGGCGGCGTAGGCGTGCAGCGTAGATTTTGGGATAAAACGGTTTGTGATTGTCAATGGATCGTGGGATCTGCCACTTTCCCTGTCCAGCCGCGGGGATTACCGTGTACGGCGTTGTCCGCCGCGTTAAACACGGAATGAATCTGGAACGTCGGATATATTGATTTAATGGCCATGATTTGTTGGATCAGCCTCTGTGGGTCTTTTATTAGTAGTGGACTAGTGGTGATGGTGATGCATGGAGGACGAGCGGGGGCTACCAGGCTGCGGAGGTCAGAGGACCACCACAACGTCTGGAGCGCACTCAGGCCACTGCCGACCTACCAATTCCAAACGGAGAGCCTTCCTGGCTTCCTCAGGTGAATTTCGTTCCATGTTGTTCTTAGTCAACACAGCACAACAGAAAAAAAACGATTAAATGTGTCAATCTCaattctttcctttttttttgggaAATGCTCGCGATCCCCCGGACGATCGCGTCCTCGCGATCCCCCGCCTCCTCCGCACGCCACGCGTCCCCGCGGGACGGACGAAACGAGCAGCACATGGGTTTCACGTCCTGCCACGCGAGATGCAACGTGGGTTCTCTCACGCACGCACATGGGTGGGACCCATTAAACTGAGCAGTAGAAAATTCTTCACCTTATCCATCTTCTAGCTCCGTCCATCCTTTTTCCCCTTCACAGACAGCTCGATTGCTGATGCAGTGTCGTGTGCCGCCGCCTCCCCTGACTTTTTCATCCATCTCGTAGCCGCCGCACTCTCGTCCGCCCCCACATCCGCCCCGACGCCGAGCTCCGCCCGTCGGGCATCTGGCCATCGTACGCGCGACGGCCTCGACGCCGACTCCGCCTCCCCCATCGGCCGCGCGGATTCCGTCGACGGCACTGGGCGGGCAGCTACTCTTGTGGGGGCGCGGTGAGTAGCAGCAGAGGCTGCCGTTCGTAGCAACGGCGGCGGCCGTGGGTAGCACCGGAGGCGGCCGTTcgtagcagcggcggcggccatggggaGCAGCGGCGGAGGCCatggggagcggcggcggcggctgttcgCAGCAGCTGCGAAGGCCGTGAGTAGCAGCGGCGGAGGCTGTGGGTAGCGGCGGCCAGGCATTGCTACCATCGACGGCCGGCCTTGCTACAATTGGCGACCGGGCGTCGCTACAAAAGGCAGTCTCTGATGCTACAATGGcgcggcggcgctgctacaaATGGCGGATGACCTTGCTACAAGGGTCGGCCAACCTTGCTGCAAGGGGAGACCGGCGGTGCTACCTTGGTGTGGCGGCGTTGCTACAAGAGGAGGAAGGCGGTGCTGCTAGAGGGGTGCGGTGGTGCTATAGGGGCTAACGCCGTTGCTGCTTCGGTGGGTTGCGAAGCTACTTCACCGGCGATGTGGTGTCGGTTTTCTCCACGACTGTGTGTCTGACGGAGGGGATGCGAGGCGCGGAGAGAAGATTCTGCTTCTCAGGCGAACCCTTGACGGGTTCTGCGGCGGCGCTAGCGACGGGGTTCACCGGCGAAACTTGCGGCGGCCCTCGCGACGGGGTTCTCCGGCGACACCTGCGGCAAGTAATTCAGCAACGGTTGTTACTGACGGGAGGAGCGGGGACGGTGAAGAGACAGGCTGCTTGGCAAGGCCATGTGCGGGAGTTCCATGATGCGGAACGGACGGGTCAGATTTGGCTATCggacggctggggacccgggggatcgggagatttgatcccccgggggacgctcagcacgtccctttttttttccttttgcatGACGGTAAAATAGATGCTTCGAGATGCCACTGTTAATTATTACCCACAACCCTGAGGGTTCACAAAAAGTATTTTTTTATATTCTACCCTCTGAATTCAGCCAGTACATATAAGTTAGTCCTTGAAATCCACTGTCCTCTCCACGGCCTTAGGCAATAACAATTTTGTGAATGTTTCCTAGGGGCTTCAGTTGTTGTCTGCTTCATGTTTAGAGACGATTGCTCAATTTTCCGAAATGTATCCAAACCATAGGTGAAACCAGCTTGTACAATCTTTCGTATCCtcaatttaaaattttaaaaaccttCAGGTGGAGTTTTTCCCCACTGTTGACTGCTCAATTTTTTTATGAATTTCTCCATGCGGAACAAGGCTCTGTATACTTACAACAACATCCCAGTGCCTGCAAAATTATTACAGTATTGAACGAGATACATCAATTATACGCTGACCCTTAGCAATGTCATGATAAATCTGGCCTTTAAGATCCAATACATAATGATGTGGTAGGTCAAAACAATTGGATGACCTTCTTGCTTTGAAGTTTGGACATGTGGCTACTGAAGCTAAGAGCAACCATACATGAAAAGGAATACTGTTTCAAATGAGACATTTCCTCTACAAATCTCGGTTCCAGTGGACCATTAATTGTTCAATGCTAAAAGCCTTGCGAAATCAGTGGTACCGAGTCATTTCTTGGATCTTCAATTTTGTCAGCCTATACCATTTATATAACAGGAAACAGTCTAAAAGACTAATGAAACATTTGAAGGACCAATAGAAGCTTAATAATTCGATAAACATGCATATATGTGTTACTTCAAACTTGGCTTACATGGATGGTACATATCCTTCAGGTTTTAGTCACTATGCAACCATGCAATTGCAACGTAGCTGTACTGACAACTGAACGGCAACTGTGGGACACTGACAGCACAAGTTTagctgaaaaaaaaaatcaaattgacCTGTCTTTTTCTGCTGAAATTCGGAGTGAGCCTTATCTTCAGAAGGTTTACCAAAACTAGGGACCTTGACCTTAAGGGCACAAACAGTTTAGATGTTGGATGACCTTTGACCATCAATCTGAAAATTGGCTGAAAGGTGAGGTATTCAAAACCATGTTAATGTCAGAGGTGATATGGTTTTAGGCTTTAATTGATTCTTACCCATTTCACTATGTGTGATATATATGCCCTTGACTTTTGATACTCCACCTAAGAATATTTTATCCACTGAGAAAACAAAAGACGTATAATCATTGCAGCATTTCCACTCTGAACTCCTGTTTAAATAATTCAAATATATGATTAAATGTTTGTAGTATGTTATTGATATGTAGTTTCTTGGCTTTAGTGTTCTCTTGGTATGTGTGTATGATGGACTGACATGTATATAGTGAACCATGCCGCTAGTAATCAGCAGTTCGGCACAAGGGATATTACGTAGCAAAACTGATTGTTGTAGCCTTGTGTGATGTTCGTAATAGGTTGCTTTATTGGTGGATAGTGTACTATGTGTAGCACAGAGTGATGGACGGTTAGTCGTCCGGTAACAAGTCAACCTAAACCAGGGCGGATGGCTTCCCTGGATGTCCGGTTTGTCCTGGACATTATAGATATGGTTCTTATACTTACTGTTGGGGTGTGATTAGCAGAGGAGTACTTTATCCTCTGCTAATCACACCCTAGCAGGAAGTATGATGTTGCCTAAACAAAAGGCCACTAATCACGGAAAAATTTGCTTACCCGATCTGTTTCTTGCTAAACGTTGACCTTAACGTCCTATAATTTGGAGGTGTACACCTATAAGCTGGCTATGGGGTGGTTGCATTTCCATTTAGGTGAATACATAATTTGCGTGGCAATTGATTAGGATTTTTTTATTGTCACGTTGGTTGCATGACTCTCCTTGAAGACTACTTATATGTAAACTAGTCCTACTTCTGTGGAACATGTATTATTGTCCTAGGCACGTCTCCCCAGTCCCCTGTGCATATACATGGACAGCTTGTGGCATGTCTGCACGTTGTCTGGAGCTAGCAATCAATGGGGAGAACAATGTCAGCCCTGTTGTGGTTGTTCCCGCTCTGCTTCGCCGGCGGCGTACTTGTTCATGGTCAGGGGACGCCCGACACCACCGGTACTGAGCTTTACCATCTGCATACATTGTTACTTAACTCCCCGGTAGACTTGCATGGATATGCATTATGTGTACGGTTTGGGTATGCAGGCTTCATCAGCATCGACTGCGGCCTCTCGGAGCAGAGAAGCTACGTTGACGGCACCTCCAAGTTGCCCTACAGCTCAGACGACGGCTTCATCGATGATGGCTCCAACTACAACGTCTCCGCGGAGTATACTGACCTTGCCTACTCCAGACTTTACCCACAGGTCCTCAACCTCCGCAGCTTCCCTGGCCCGCCGGGACGGCGCGGCTGCTATACCCTGTCGTCCTTCGTGGCGGGGACGTCAAAGTACCTGATCCGGGCCACCTTCATGTATGGCAACTACGACGGGCTCAATAAGCCCCCGGTCTTCGACCTCTACCTCGGCGTCAACTTCTGGAAGACGGTGAACATCTCCAAGCCCGACGTGATGGACGTCGGCGAGGTCATTGCCTATATTCCGGCCGACTCAGTGCAGGTTTGCCTGGTGAACACTGGCTCAGGGACGCCGTTCATATCGTCCCTGGAGCTGAGGCCTCTCGAGGACACGCTGTATCCGCTCGCCAACTCGACTCAGGGGCTGTCCCTCATCGGCAGATACAACTTCGGCGGAGATTATTTGATTAGGTGAGTAAGTAGTGACTCATGAGTAATTGAGCATTCATGTTTCTGAAGAGTAAATCAGGACCATGCATTGTTTTTTTTAACGCCAAGATGGTCAGGTACCCAAACGATACATATGACCGTGTATGGGTCCCacaaaccaatcaggagtggtttaCCATCTCGACAAGACTGACCGTCGCCATGCCGGTGGACGACGATGATCGTAAACCGAACTACGATGTACCTTCTATTGTGATGCAGACTGCCGTCACGCCGGTCAACACCACTAAGAACCTCATCTGGTTCCCCTGGGAGGCCCAACCGAACCACATCTATCCGTTGCCTGGGTATGTATAATATAATATATACAACGTATAATGACTTCAAATTTCAGTAAAAGTCTTGCACTGGAAACTGAAAAATCATACAAGAAATAAATAATATCCAGATTAATTATACTTGTCTAACAAAATGCATGTACCCATTGATATTGTAGGCTCCTCCCTGTTTTGTATTTCGCTGAGTTGGAGTTAGTGGACAGCGAGCACGAGCGCATGTTCTTCATCAGCGTTGAACGCAACTCCACTTGGATGCTTCTAGGAAGATTGGACTACCTTGACACCTTCGTCGAGTACAGGGATGCACCTTTCCCATTTATCAACCCTGAGGACAACTACATCTTATTAAGAGCTGCCAACGCTACAAGATTGCGGCCGGTTTTAGACATCAATGGTACAGTATTGCCGCCGTTCATCAACGCCGCCGAACTTTTCTCCCCCATTTCCACAGCCGACGTAGGCACTGAAGCTCAAGATGGTAAATATGGAATCATGTACTCATAATATAACTAGTAAAGATTAGAActtaatttaattttgaaaattaaGTATTAGAGTTTAAATCATATTCATATTTCTGTTCCATACCTTAATTTAATACACCTACTTCAGTGCATTGTGTTTACATGTAGGTTCTTCGATTAGACACGCTGTTTTGGTTCCTTCTACTCATCTTTGAGAGAGAGACAGACAGACTAAGGTCCAATCCAGTACTACAATGGCACCTCATTTCTGTTACTACTTTCACCATTGTTATGTCACATCCTGCTTCAACCTAAGTGAACCGGCCTATTCCGAACATCAAATCCGGTGCCTTTCTCATAATGAAGCTTAGCCCATGCCTTTTCTGGAAATCACTACTATTGAGGATTTTTGTATCACCTTGGTTCAAAATTTCCATGCCCCTATACATATACGGAGTACAGTATATCTAGGTCCTACCGACATCATATGCTGCTACAACAACCCGCTCtaaactagtactccctccgttgcaTAATTCTTggtgtggttttagttcaaatttatggAATGCATGGAGTAATATTTTTGAAGATAATAGAAGTCTTATTGATATCAACTGTCATTTAATGACTACAATCTTGACATACATACATGCACATGAGCTGAGAACTGAACTATATTTTTCCTTCTGTTGCTGAAAAAAGTGTCTGCCATCACTGCAATCAAGACTAAGTATCAGCTGAAGAAAAATTGGGTGGGTGACCCGTGCGCCCCAAAGGCACTTGTGTGGGATGGGTTGAACTGTAGCTATCCAATATCCCGACCTCAAAGAATCACAAGTGTGTAAGTTTAAATGTTTTTCTCTGGTAGACATTAGAGATCAGTCTGCATATAATGAGAGCATATAATAGGGCTGTCTAAACGACTGTGCTTTTCTACAGAAACATGTCATTTGGCGATTTGAGTGGTGATATATCATCTTATTTCGCCAATCTCAAAGCGATCCAATACCTGTAAGTATCATGTTTTACACCATTTTCACAATGAATTTTGTTAGTCTAGTTCTCACATATTACATATGCTGTCATTTATCTTAGGGATTTGTCATATAATAAATTGACTGGATCAATACCTGAAGGTCTTTCACAACTACCCTCTCTCGTACTACTGTAAGTAGTTCTGAAATTAGGTTATCTTTGATATCTAATACTCTTCAGAAAAGTATTAGAAGCTATCTGGTTACTGTTCGTTTTTAACTTCTACTATATCACAAAATTCCTTCTATTTTTTTAGCCAAACTGGCAGCTCCTAAGATTACACATGTGTCTTACTTTTGTCTGTACTTACGACACTTTTCTTTCAACATCAACACTGCTTGGTCATTTCAGAGATTTGACAGGCAATGATCTTAAAGGAATGATCCCATTCGGCCTACTGATACGAATTCAAGATGGCAACCTAACGTTAAGGTTAATCCATCACATAGATCTCTGTCGCCATATAGTTTTCTCAACATTGTTGCTAATCGTTTCTTCTTTCTTATAGATATGATCACAATCCAAACCTTTGCAGCAACAGCAGTTCTTGCCAGCCTATGAAAAAGAACCAAAACTCTAAGAATTCCACATACATTTATTTACTAATAGCTGCAGCTTTCATGGTAGGAGGCCTAGTGGTATTATTGGTTTTGGTAATGAGAGGAAAACAAGGTGAGACTGAGAGAGACTTGGCATTAACACAACAATTGGTTTACCTATGAACATCTGTAATACCTTTTTCGTTCTTAATTTCCATATAAAGGACCGACTAAACCACAGAATGAGGAGAGCGACTTGCAAACACGCTCGCGCAATCGTCAGTTCACATATACTGAACTGAAGGTGATAACGTCCAACTTCCAGCGAGTGCTCGGCGAAGGAGGGTTTGGCCTTGTCTTTGACGGCTTCTTGGAGGAAGCTACTCGGGTGGCAGTCAAGCTAAGGTCTCAATCTTCCAATCAAGGTGTAAGAGAGTTCTTGACAGAGGTAATGCTTCATCAAGTATAGTCAGCCACCTAGATTTGTAGCTAACTTGGGGAGGTATCTAATTAATTTGTTTTCTTCTGGCTCAGGCGCAGAACTTAACAGGGATTCATCACAGGAATCTAGTGAACTTGATTGGTTATTGCAACGATGGGGAATACATGGCCCTTGTCTATGAGCATATGTCAAAAGGAGATCTCCAAGACAAACTCAGAGGTGCGGAATTGCCGCTGCCATTTCATCTGGAGCAGTTGGAATCTCCATTTTCAAGTTCCACAATGCTAATACCTGACGATGTTCTGCAGGAAGAGATGACGGCGATGGATGTTTAACCTGGAAACAGAGGCTCCGTATTGTACTGGAGTCTGCGCAAGGTATGTGTTGTTTTAGGAAACAGGCTTCAAACATATGTAAGAATACATGCCAGGTGTATATTCTTCTGGTCTGGATCTTACATTATTTGTTACTTTTGATCTCTTCGTTTCGCTGGAAACTTGAATGCCAGTACATGTGGTGTGGCCAATGTCAATGATATGATTTGCATGCAGGACTCGAGTATCTGCACAAGGCGTGTAGCCCGCCTTTCATACACCGGGATGTGAAGACGTCAAACATCCTACTGGATGAAAATCTGAAGGCTAAGGTTGCTGATTTTGGCTTGATGAGGGCCTTCAATCACGATGGCGATACCCATGTATCCACAGTCAGGGTGGTTGGCACGCCAGGCTACCTTGCCCCTGAGTATGTCTCGTTGCTTCAGTTGAGAATTTAGGGTATCACTCTTGTGGTACGACTCAAATAACTATAACACACAAATCCATCACATAATTGCATACCCACTGCAGGTATGCAACAGCGTGGGAGCTCACTGAAAAGAGTGATGTGTACAGCTTTGGCGTCGTGCTGCTGGAGGTTATCACGGGGCAGCCTCCCTTCGTGCAAATCCCAGAGGCGCAGCCCACTCATGTCACCAAGTGGGTGCAGCAGCGCCTCTCGTCTGGAGACATCGAGGGCGTGGTGGACGCGCACATGCAAGGCGAATACGACGTCAACAGCGTGTGGAAGGTCGCGGACCTCGCGCTGGAGTGCACGGCGCGAACTCCCGAGCAGCGGCCCACGATGACCCGTGTGATGGCGCAGTTGCTAGAGTACCTTGAGCTCGAGGAGAGCCGCGGCATCTTCTACACTGGTTGCAGCAGCGATCTCAGCTCGAGTTCTACTATGTACGCCACCGACCAGGCCACCTCTGATGTCGCGCAGAGCACTACTGGAGCTCATTCTGGCAGGGCGTCAACGGTGGCCAGCGGTCCTGCTGCACGATGAGG includes these proteins:
- the LOC124670501 gene encoding putative leucine-rich repeat receptor-like serine/threonine-protein kinase At2g19230, whose translation is MGRTMSALLWLFPLCFAGGVLVHGQGTPDTTGFISIDCGLSEQRSYVDGTSKLPYSSDDGFIDDGSNYNVSAEYTDLAYSRLYPQVLNLRSFPGPPGRRGCYTLSSFVAGTSKYLIRATFMYGNYDGLNKPPVFDLYLGVNFWKTVNISKPDVMDVGEVIAYIPADSVQVCLVNTGSGTPFISSLELRPLEDTLYPLANSTQGLSLIGRYNFGGDYLIRYPNDTYDRVWVPQTNQEWFTISTRLTVAMPVDDDDRKPNYDVPSIVMQTAVTPVNTTKNLIWFPWEAQPNHIYPLPGLLPVLYFAELELVDSEHERMFFISVERNSTWMLLGRLDYLDTFVEYRDAPFPFINPEDNYILLRAANATRLRPVLDINGTVLPPFINAAELFSPISTADVGTEAQDVSAITAIKTKYQLKKNWVGDPCAPKALVWDGLNCSYPISRPQRITSVNMSFGDLSGDISSYFANLKAIQYLDLSYNKLTGSIPEGLSQLPSLVLLDLTGNDLKGMIPFGLLIRIQDGNLTLRYDHNPNLCSNSSSCQPMKKNQNSKNSTYIYLLIAAAFMVGGLVVLLVLVMRGKQGPTKPQNEESDLQTRSRNRQFTYTELKVITSNFQRVLGEGGFGLVFDGFLEEATRVAVKLRSQSSNQGVREFLTEAQNLTGIHHRNLVNLIGYCNDGEYMALVYEHMSKGDLQDKLRGRDDGDGCLTWKQRLRIVLESAQGLEYLHKACSPPFIHRDVKTSNILLDENLKAKVADFGLMRAFNHDGDTHVSTVRVVGTPGYLAPEYATAWELTEKSDVYSFGVVLLEVITGQPPFVQIPEAQPTHVTKWVQQRLSSGDIEGVVDAHMQGEYDVNSVWKVADLALECTARTPEQRPTMTRVMAQLLEYLELEESRGIFYTGCSSDLSSSSTMYATDQATSDVAQSTTGAHSGRASTVASGPAAR